A region from the Actinoplanes sp. OR16 genome encodes:
- a CDS encoding NADP-dependent oxidoreductase produces the protein MKAVVISDYGHQFALADIPVPQPGPGQMLVKVRAAALNPVDLAVAKGGIAELTFPHVPGNDFAGTVTAIGSHATGGLGDDVTGGLGGDVTGHLGDGVTGNLGGDVAGYKVGDEVFGHAVPRALRAVVGKGKPSLGTGTLAEFVVVEADTPFIAHRPADLSPVEAAALGTAGITARAIVETAAIRAGERVLVIGATGGVGTTLLPLLRAAHVIATGHPDDEPQLRELGAGQVIEYGHYPAGVDTVLNLALPSDQLTDAARALRLGGRLFTITFPMPRPEFIDRDDVEFRLILDTEGALGGAADITALRPTIARTYTLDDGPQALHDLAHEHVVGKLVIEM, from the coding sequence ATGAAGGCTGTTGTCATATCGGACTACGGGCATCAATTCGCCCTCGCCGACATCCCGGTGCCGCAGCCGGGGCCGGGTCAGATGCTGGTGAAGGTCAGGGCCGCTGCTCTCAACCCGGTCGATCTGGCCGTCGCGAAGGGTGGCATCGCCGAGCTGACCTTTCCGCACGTGCCAGGCAACGACTTCGCCGGAACGGTCACCGCGATCGGCAGCCACGCCACCGGCGGTCTCGGCGACGATGTCACCGGCGGCCTTGGCGGCGATGTCACCGGCCATCTCGGCGACGGTGTCACCGGCAACCTCGGCGGCGATGTCGCCGGCTACAAGGTCGGCGACGAGGTTTTCGGCCACGCTGTGCCCCGCGCCCTGCGCGCCGTCGTCGGCAAGGGCAAACCGTCGCTCGGCACCGGCACGCTGGCCGAATTCGTGGTCGTGGAGGCGGACACCCCGTTCATCGCACACCGGCCGGCCGATCTCAGCCCGGTCGAGGCCGCAGCCCTGGGCACCGCCGGCATCACCGCCCGCGCGATCGTGGAAACTGCCGCCATCCGGGCCGGCGAGAGAGTGCTGGTCATCGGGGCCACTGGCGGCGTCGGCACGACACTGCTGCCGCTGTTGCGAGCAGCCCACGTGATCGCCACCGGACACCCGGACGATGAACCGCAGCTGCGCGAGCTCGGCGCCGGCCAGGTGATCGAGTACGGCCACTATCCTGCAGGCGTCGACACCGTCCTGAATCTGGCCCTGCCGTCGGACCAGCTCACGGACGCGGCCCGGGCGCTGCGGCTCGGCGGCCGGCTCTTCACGATCACGTTTCCGATGCCCCGCCCCGAGTTCATCGACCGCGACGATGTCGAGTTCCGCCTGATCCTGGACACCGAAGGCGCTCTGGGTGGCGCCGCCGACATCACCGCTCTGCGGCCGACGATCGCCCGCACGTACACGTTGGACGACGGACCGCAGGCCCTCCACGATCTCGCTCATGAGCACGTCGTCGGCAAGCTGGTCATCGAGATGTGA
- a CDS encoding glycosyl hydrolase family 18 protein, producing the protein MNIRRSVTAALAVLLAGTGLAVAGQATAAQAAVVPNGFKSVGYMPSWAGSVTAIQYSKLTHINYSFALPNANGTLQPIENTAKLQQLVSLGHQNNTKVSLAIGGWNDGNDSAFESLAANAGTRTTFVNTVMGVVRQYGLDGVDIDWEYPDPGTSGNNYTALMGQLSTALHNEGKLLTAAVVSEGGTANGVQPAVFGYVDWLNIMAYDGGSPHANYDWSINAANFWKGRGLPKAKTVLGVPFYSRPGYLTYAQLVAQDPANANRDCTPSGECYNGLPTIRRKTQWALANAGGIMNWELSQDATGANSLVSAIYETVMGGTTAPAGRTGRITGIGGKCVDVAAASSANGTAVQLYDCNGTNAQTWTVGTDGTIRALGKCLDVNAAGTANGSLVQIYDCNGTGAQQWQSASDGTVRNPSSGRCLDAQNNSSANGTRLQIWDCFAGANQRWTLP; encoded by the coding sequence ATGAACATCAGACGATCGGTCACGGCCGCGCTCGCGGTCCTCCTGGCCGGCACCGGACTCGCGGTCGCCGGCCAAGCCACCGCCGCACAGGCGGCGGTGGTCCCCAACGGTTTCAAGAGTGTCGGCTACATGCCGTCCTGGGCCGGCAGCGTCACCGCCATCCAGTACTCCAAGCTCACCCACATCAACTACTCGTTCGCCCTGCCCAACGCGAACGGCACTCTCCAGCCCATCGAGAACACCGCGAAACTGCAGCAGCTCGTCAGCCTCGGCCACCAGAACAACACCAAGGTCTCGCTGGCGATCGGCGGCTGGAACGACGGCAACGATTCGGCGTTCGAATCCCTCGCAGCGAACGCCGGCACCCGCACCACGTTCGTCAACACGGTCATGGGTGTGGTCCGTCAGTACGGGCTCGACGGTGTCGACATCGACTGGGAGTACCCGGATCCCGGCACATCCGGCAACAACTACACGGCGCTGATGGGCCAGCTCAGCACGGCTCTGCACAACGAGGGCAAGCTGCTCACCGCCGCGGTCGTCAGTGAGGGCGGCACCGCGAACGGCGTGCAGCCGGCGGTGTTCGGCTATGTGGACTGGCTCAACATCATGGCGTACGACGGTGGAAGCCCGCACGCCAACTACGACTGGTCGATCAACGCGGCCAACTTCTGGAAGGGCCGCGGGCTGCCGAAGGCCAAGACCGTCCTGGGTGTGCCGTTCTACAGCCGGCCCGGCTATCTCACTTATGCGCAGCTGGTCGCCCAGGATCCGGCGAACGCGAACCGGGACTGCACCCCGTCCGGCGAGTGCTACAACGGGCTGCCGACGATCCGCCGCAAGACCCAGTGGGCTCTCGCGAACGCCGGCGGCATCATGAACTGGGAACTCTCGCAGGACGCGACCGGTGCGAACTCGCTGGTCAGCGCCATCTATGAAACGGTGATGGGCGGCACCACTGCACCGGCCGGGCGGACCGGCCGCATCACCGGGATCGGCGGCAAGTGCGTCGACGTGGCAGCCGCGAGCAGCGCCAACGGCACCGCGGTCCAGCTCTACGACTGCAACGGTACGAACGCGCAGACCTGGACGGTCGGCACCGACGGCACGATCCGCGCCCTGGGCAAGTGCCTCGACGTGAACGCGGCCGGCACAGCGAACGGTTCCCTGGTCCAGATTTACGATTGCAACGGTACGGGTGCCCAGCAGTGGCAATCGGCATCCGACGGGACAGTGCGGAACCCGTCGAGCGGCAGGTGTCTGGACGCCCAGAACAACAGTTCAGCGAACGGCACCCGGCTGCAGATCTGGGACTGCTTCGCCGGAGCGAACCAGCGCTGGACCCTGCCCTGA
- a CDS encoding MerR family transcriptional regulator — translation MFTIGDFARTGRVSVRMLRHYDELGLLRPAHVDPSSGYRFYTASQLSRLNRIVALKDLGFTLRQVQSIIDESVSPAELRGMLRLRQVELSVAIAAAEGRLVQVEARLQALEREGRMPADDVVVKRLPAVRVAELVAVADSYEPSDIGPVIGPLYDDLMPLLARLGIKPTGPGVAYYEDADDGRIVVHAGIEVAVASADDPRLRIVDLPAVEKAATIVHRGSMDRVVPTGQALSRWIDETGHRAAGYAREVSLECPENRDEWVTELQTPLM, via the coding sequence ATGTTCACCATCGGAGACTTCGCCCGTACCGGGCGCGTGTCGGTCCGCATGCTGCGTCACTACGACGAGCTCGGCCTGCTGCGCCCTGCCCACGTCGACCCGTCGAGTGGCTATCGCTTCTACACGGCTTCGCAGTTGTCGCGCCTGAACCGGATCGTGGCTCTCAAGGATCTCGGATTCACGCTGCGGCAGGTCCAGTCGATCATCGACGAGTCGGTTTCGCCGGCCGAGCTCCGCGGCATGCTGCGGTTGCGTCAGGTGGAGCTGTCCGTGGCGATCGCTGCTGCTGAGGGGCGGTTGGTGCAGGTCGAGGCGCGTCTCCAGGCTTTGGAGAGGGAGGGCAGAATGCCTGCCGACGATGTTGTGGTGAAGCGACTCCCGGCCGTCCGGGTAGCTGAGTTGGTAGCCGTGGCGGACAGCTATGAGCCGTCGGACATCGGGCCGGTGATCGGACCGCTGTATGACGACTTGATGCCGCTGCTCGCTCGGCTGGGAATCAAGCCGACCGGTCCCGGTGTCGCCTACTACGAGGATGCCGACGACGGCCGGATCGTGGTGCACGCCGGCATCGAGGTGGCGGTCGCCTCAGCCGATGATCCCCGGCTGCGGATCGTCGACCTTCCGGCCGTCGAGAAGGCCGCGACCATCGTCCACCGCGGCTCGATGGACAGGGTTGTCCCGACCGGCCAGGCGCTGTCGCGGTGGATCGACGAGACGGGCCACCGGGCGGCGGGCTATGCCCGAGAGGTGAGCCTGGAGTGCCCGGAGAACCGCGACGAATGGGTCACCGAACTCCAGACGCCGCTGATGTAG